The nucleotide sequence TTCTTCTATTTTAGGCGAGAAAAAAGTAAATTATGTTAAAGCAAACGGAAATGAATTCGAAACAGATTTAGTTCTTGTATCCGTTGGAGTAAGGCCTAATGTAGAATTGGCTAAGAATGCAGGTATTGAAACAGGTAGCACTGGAGGAATTGTAACAGATGCTTCACTCAGAGTTAGAAGAAAGGGTAAATTCCTAAAAAATGTATATTCTTGCGGTAATTGTGTTGAAGTTACAGATATTATTACTCATAAATCTACAATCAGTGCTTTGGGATCAACGGCAATTAGACAAGGAGTGGTAGTAGCAGACAATATTCTGGGTAAAAATACTGTTTTTGGACCAATATCAAGCCCAAGTATAGCAGTTATTGGTGAATTAGAAGTAGGTACAGTAGGCGTTACAAAAGAAAAAGCTCTCGAATATGGAATAAATCCAATTGAAGGCAATGCTAAAGGATTAACAAGAGCAAAGTACTACCCCAGAGGGGAAGATATTTACGTTAAAATCTTATCTGACAGTGATTATAGAGTAATTGGCGCACAAGTTATATCAAAAGAAGGAGTTAAAGGGAGGATAGATGCAATGGCCCTCCTTATAGGAAGAAAAACGACAGTCCACCAACTTGCAACTTCAGAAACCTCATATGCACCTCCAATATCAAGTGCACTAGACCCTCTAACAATGGCTGCAAGAAAAATAATAGGTTCTGATTAATCAACTAATAACTTATCTCTTTAAATTTTAAATATTTTAATAATAAAGAATTCCAGATTAAATCATATATTTGATTTAAGTTATTCTTAAATATAGATTTAATATTTAAAAAAATATGATGAAGAGATTTTTTGTTGTTTCGTTTTTTATATTCGGAATTTTATTGTTTTCATTTATGTTTATGTCAGAAACACAAAAATTAAACTTTCAAACAAAATCAAATTACCAAATAGAAGAAGAAATAATGGAATCATATTTAGCGCTTCAAGAAACTAATTCTACTTTAATGGAAAAAATATTTGAACTTGAAGAAATGGTCCAGTATAAAGATAAATTAAGTGAAGAAGAATTATTTCTTCTAGAAGCCCAAAATAAATTAAATCAAGAGATTAGTTCATACAAGATATATGAATCAAAAGATCCTAGAATTTTTGTTGATTTAAATGATTCTTTAGTTACCGAAACTCTTAATCAGATTATTACTCCTGGTATGGGAAATGCAGAAAAAGCTAGGGCAATATTCAATTACACAAGAGATGAAATTAAGAAAGATGATAAGCTAATACGAAATGGCAGAATCGACTACTGGAACTATCCAAAAAATATTATTCAAAGTAAAAAAGGAGAATATGAAGATAAAATTATTTTATTGGTTTCAATGCTTAGAGCTTCTGGATTTAGTGAAAATGAAGTTGAAGTGGTTGGTGCAAAAATAAACTTGCTCAATTCGACTTCTTCGGATATATGGGTCGAGCTTAAATTGAATGGAAATGTATATTTGCTTTTACCCAGAGAAAAAAATAATTTTGATTCTTATAATAAAAATGACATATACAAATTATATAGTGTCCAAGAATTATTCAGATTTAATGATAAAAAACTGATGAGGTCATAAAATGGAATATAAAAAGTTTAAGACCCTTGTTATCATGCTAATCATCTTTTCATCAGTTTTATTTTCAGGTTTTTTAATTAGGCATTACCAATATAGCAATAGTTTAATCCAAGAGAAAGAACTAGAGAATAGGCTTCTTTACTACAATAACGAAAGATCTAATATTGAAGATAAAGTTAAGGCTATAGAAATTAATATTGTTGCTGAAAACAAAAACATAGATGATCTTAAAGGTAGAATAAATCAAAGAACGGAAAGCATTGGCATATTAAAAGAAGAAATAAATGTCTAT is from Methanofastidiosum sp. and encodes:
- a CDS encoding FAD-dependent oxidoreductase, which codes for MQKHLVIIGAGAAGLPVASQVRRKNKNIEITVITSREYFAYSPCGIPFVVSGMINSFDNLILRDMKYYSEMNINILNKTTVDKIDLDAQEINFGNDKIKYDTLVIASGATPIIPPIPGIELEGVYFLNSLEDALRISKSLKNANSPTIIGAGSIGLEMAHAFLKKGLKSRVIEMKDRVLPNMLDKDMGGIVEEYLTSLNMNINTSTVASSILGEKKVNYVKANGNEFETDLVLVSVGVRPNVELAKNAGIETGSTGGIVTDASLRVRRKGKFLKNVYSCGNCVEVTDIITHKSTISALGSTAIRQGVVVADNILGKNTVFGPISSPSIAVIGELEVGTVGVTKEKALEYGINPIEGNAKGLTRAKYYPRGEDIYVKILSDSDYRVIGAQVISKEGVKGRIDAMALLIGRKTTVHQLATSETSYAPPISSALDPLTMAARKIIGSD
- a CDS encoding transglutaminase domain-containing protein produces the protein MMKRFFVVSFFIFGILLFSFMFMSETQKLNFQTKSNYQIEEEIMESYLALQETNSTLMEKIFELEEMVQYKDKLSEEELFLLEAQNKLNQEISSYKIYESKDPRIFVDLNDSLVTETLNQIITPGMGNAEKARAIFNYTRDEIKKDDKLIRNGRIDYWNYPKNIIQSKKGEYEDKIILLVSMLRASGFSENEVEVVGAKINLLNSTSSDIWVELKLNGNVYLLLPREKNNFDSYNKNDIYKLYSVQELFRFNDKKLMRS